The sequence catattttcatattttataggTTTTTcatctcaaactgtttttagtCTTTACAAACAGCTTTTTACCATATTTATGATGGTTTtcatacatattaaaaaaactgaatctaaCAGTTAAAAATGCTAATGAGAAATTAACACAATACAAAAGGTTATTTTGAACTGggatataattaaaataaaacattgttttctatAAACTGTAACTGATGTGATGAAGCTCAGTGCAGTGCGGCGGCAGCAGAACGTTCTCCATCATTTTCANNNNNNNNNNNNNNNNNNNNNNNNNNNNNNNNNNNNNNNNNNNNNNNNNNNNNNNNNNNNNNNNNNNNNNNNNNNNNNNNNNNNNNNNNNNNNNNNNNNNNNNNNNNNNNNNNNNNNNNNNNNNNNNNNNNNNNNNNNNNNNNNNNNNNNNNNNNNNNNNNNNNNNNNNNNNNNNNNNNNNNNNNNNNNNNNNNNNNNNNNNNNNNNNNNNNNNNNNNNNNNNNNNNNNNNNNNNNNCCAACAGTGATTCCAACCATCAGGATCAGTCCTGTGATCTTCAGAGTCAACATGATGAAGCTCAGAGGAGACGAGGCGGGGGGGCCTGAGGAGGAGACGGAGCAGCAACCTGATAGGACATAAAAATCAACAGCAACTTCTCTCCAACACGTTAAGACATAACATTTTTCATCTCCACACATGGAAGACTGTAGAGGaacaaaattatattaataGTTAATTATGTTTAGCTGTTTTGCACTAAGGTGTGTTTTTATCAAAAGGAAAATGTCAGATGCTCTGGGTCTCTCTGACCTCAGGAAGGAAttcaaacatctgaaacatcCATCTAGTTAAATTTCAAAAAGTCTCAGCTGGACAATCCTGGGAAACTCAAAGCATTTCAGCAAAATGTGAGCCAAGAGATCAAGAATAAACTGGACTGGTTGGGAACTCTACATGGACAGGTCAGTATCAATAGGCGCTGCTCTCAGAGAGTTAAAGGTTCCTGTGAGAATACTGAGAATGTGATTTATGCAGGAGCGCccaaataaagcagaaataaacagtcCGGTctgatgatttgttttgttattagaCACTTTTCACTTCCCCTCAAATGGGAATGGTGCCCAACATTTTTTTGGGCGCCATTATTTTGGGCGCCAAAAAAATGGCGCCCATTTTTTTGGCGAAAAGAACCCCAAAAGAAGGCGCGTGGCTTCTTCTCCATTTGATGCGCAGCAGCAGATGGGGGTCAAACACTCCTCGTCTGCAGCTTAGACCTCTGTTTATGTCAGCTTTGTGGGTGATCGGTTATTCCTGCGCAGGAAGTGGCTGTTGAAGTTAAAAAGGGAGCCAAAGAGCCtgatgcattctgggaaaaaacAGTCTTAAGCACAGCGCCGTGTCAGTTTTCCTGTGTTATGAGTTGCTAAATATTATCTTTGCTCAGTGATGTTCTTTTTGGGCGTTATGGTGACCAAAGTTAACTAATAAACATATAAACTGAATTATTGAACAGATTGAAGCCAAGTGAACCTGCTGAGAGGTGAACCAGTGACAGTCGACGAAGCGTCTGGAAGACTCTGTGAATAAGACTCTTCCAGCGGAAGTCGCGCTCATAAATCACGCAAAGCCTCATGGGGGCTTGGAATAAAGTGGATAGAGACATCCCCCCCCAAATTAGCTGTAGGTAGCGGTAAAACAACATTGCCACATGTGATAGCTGGAgttcccacatattttataaCTAAAAGCTCTGTGGAAAGCCGGTTAGCGAGttgctaacatgtaaacaaatggcgGTTCCAGTTAGCGAGttgctaacatgtaaacaaatggcgGTTCCGGTTAGCGAGttgctaacatgtaaacaaatggcgGTTCTGGTTAGAAGTGGAAGTCGTGCCCATAAATCATGCAAAGCCTCATGGGGGCTTGGAATAAGGTGGATAGAGACAGATGTGATGACATCATACCTTCATGTTGGTAGTGAGCTTCTATCTTCACTTCGTTTCCTTCAACAAACTGACAGGTGAATCTTCTGCTGCTCTGGAGATTCACAGTCAGATAAGAAACACAACCAAACTGTCCTCTAAACTTATATCCATCACCTTCACCAGTCAGTTCACTTCCTGTCTCGTTCACCCAGAGGAGATTTTTATCTGGACAAGGACTCAATGAACAACGTAATGTTACGTCTCCATTCTTTGTTGGATCAGCACCTGGTGGAGATGAAgagactgaaagaaaacataataatgcTTTAACATGAAAActgtagaaatatttaattaattgaagGTGAGAAACTTTGAACAACTCTAATCTTTAAGCGATGATCTGTAGAAAGAATGAAAATGGAGCTAATTTTGAAGTCGGATCCTCTCTGATGTTAAATGGAAAACTCCAGAAATGGATTTCAGTATTAGAAATTGGAGCATTAATTTCCAAGTACTTACTGCTCATTACATTTAGATATACATCTTTGTCGTAGCTGCCTCCGTCCCAGAGCTGACAGCTGTAACGTCCAGCATCCTCAGCAGTGATGTTGTTGATGATCAGAGAAGATTTATCGTCCAAACTCATCCTGGCAGCACGAGACGAATTCTGCACAATGATTCCTTCCTGAACTTCCTGTTGACTCgtcatgttttcagttttcttaaaCAGCCAGTTAACAGCGGAGCATGATGATGAAGTCTTTCTACAGGGTAAAACAGCAACRTCTCCAGCTCTGTGGTAGATCTGATCTGACTGTTTCCTGGTACCTGAAGAAAAAGACACACAGATTTTATGCYACGTGTAGCTATTCACATCAGTCTCTGTTAGAATTAGTTTAAAActaattctgttaaaaataacacattttaaaaatattattttgccagatttattttcataaagtgATTTATTGTTGGTCRACAGTATAAATCATGGCTAGAACGGTTCTGATCRAGATTCCCTCTGTTGCCATATTTGCTCATTTCCTCTTAATTTATCCAACTCAGTACCGCCATCTAGTGGCTTCATTTCCTAACAACAACTTCAACTCTGACAGATCTACGATGTTAGAAAAGGAAGAACATGTTTGCATTTGCAAACAGATCATTTGCTTTTAGAaacactggataaaaaaaacttgcttttgTTTATAAAGCACCAAGTTTTGTCCTCTTTAATTTCATAAAGTCCAGTTCAGTGATCCAACTGAACAGACaatgaaagaaatattaaaacttatttggttagcatcaataaaacaaacaYTTTTACTGTCAGGTGGGAAACTGATTTAGAGATGTAATATCAGTTTCTGCTCATCACCACGTTCTCATTCACTCAGAAAGGAAACAGCATCATACCGATAAATCCAGGCGGGTAACGAGCTTCAACTTTCACGCAGTTTTCTACAACAAACTGGCAGGTGAATGTTCTGCTGGTGCCGCTCTGATGCTGCACAGCCAGAGAGGAATTCCAGGTTCGTGGTGTTGTTAAAAGTAACCCAACAGCTTCACCTGTCAGCTCAGTTCCCGTCTCATCCAGCCAGCGGAAACTGTTCCTCCGACCAGAACTCCACCCCACATAGCTGCTCAGAGAGCAGTGTAATATGAAATCTTCCTTTGTTGGATCAGCATCTGGTGGAGATGgagaaactggaagaaaaatgaaaactgttttcttattCTGGAAGATGTTGAAGTCATTTCCTCAAAGGTGAGAACCGTAAAGGGATCGGGGTCTCAGATCTGAGCAGGTTTTCATCAGCATGACGGAACAAAATAATCCTGAAACTATGACTCAGCAGTTTGAACAAATGCTGAACCAGACACATAGTTCCAtcataaaaatgctatgtatagcaaa is a genomic window of Poecilia reticulata strain Guanapo linkage group LG21, Guppy_female_1.0+MT, whole genome shotgun sequence containing:
- the LOC103457297 gene encoding uncharacterized protein LOC103457297, yielding MLVLVLVLVVVLQFEGTSGERHLYRRAGEDLVLPCSSTLRSPCSTVDWVLYRNRTPCDVVRDGKVVESLPGASRLHVDSNCSLIITNITADDAGDYICYMVSGYLDESRVYLFVLTISPSPPDADPTKEDFILHCSLSSYVGWSSGRRNSFRWLDETGTELTGEAVGLLLTTPRTWNSSLAVQHQSGTSRTFTCQFVVENCVKVEARYPPGFIGTRKQSDQIYHRAGDVAVLPCRKTSSSCSAVNWLFKKTENMTSQQEVQEGIIVQNSSRAARMSLDDKSSLIINNITAEDAGRYSCQLWDGGSYDKDVYLNVMSISSSPPGADPTKNGDVTLRCSLSPCPDKNLLWVNETGSELTGEGDGYKFRGQFGCVSYLTVNLQSSRRFTCQFVEGNEVKIEAHYQHEGPPASSPLSFIMLTLKITGLILMVGITLGSDPKDKDKDREEELVCSFRGTRKIVRRGEGSYRAARQEAEDRYAHEEVTLRPETCRSNSQCQH